In one Tepidisphaeraceae bacterium genomic region, the following are encoded:
- a CDS encoding RidA family protein: MAKRDAVFPAGRQDLYATYAYSAAIRSGDLLFVAGQVGSRGDGSPEPDYAAQVRLAFANLEATLRAAGCGLDDIVDVTTFHTDPEKQFGMFMAVKSEVFPEAPYPNWTAVGVTWLAGFDFEIKVIARIPR, translated from the coding sequence ATGGCCAAGCGTGACGCGGTCTTCCCGGCGGGTCGGCAAGACCTTTACGCGACGTACGCGTATTCCGCAGCGATCCGGTCCGGCGATCTGTTGTTCGTTGCCGGGCAGGTCGGCAGCCGCGGGGACGGCTCGCCCGAGCCGGACTACGCGGCGCAGGTTCGCCTGGCGTTCGCCAACCTGGAAGCCACGCTGCGGGCGGCCGGGTGCGGGTTGGACGACATCGTGGACGTGACGACGTTTCACACCGATCCGGAGAAGCAGTTCGGCATGTTCATGGCGGTCAAGAGCGAGGTCTTCCCCGAAGCGCCTTACCCGAACTGGACGGCGGTGGGCGTGACCTGGCTGGCGGGTTTCGATTTCGAGATCAAAGTGATCGCCCGCATTCCGCGGTGA